In Malus sylvestris chromosome 2, drMalSylv7.2, whole genome shotgun sequence, the genomic stretch TTGGCTTAAATTCTTGAATGTACTtgaaacttttctttttgtttgttgaatatatgacatttttttttttgtaatgttgTCGTTGCTGCCCGATCTTGGTATGGACTTAAGTTCAACACCATCTGTAATCTGTAAAGTAGGTGGTTGTTCTCTTACTCATGTTAATGTGGCCTTTTTTCTGTTTCAATAGATCTGCTACTATCATATTGGGAGAGTGTAGGAGTCGGGACAGCGTGAAGCATCTTTGAGAGCTCAAAATGCCTAAGGATAGGAGGGGACGTTCTGTTTCTCGTGATCGGTATAGAGCATCTCCTTATCCATGCAGCTCCAGTCCTACAAGGCGGTTGTTGCCCAAAATTCCTTCAGAAACTGAGGACAATTTGAAAGAATGGGAAGAAGCCAGATGCCCCGTTTGCTTGGAGCATCCACACAATGCTGTTCTCCTAATATGTTCATCCTATGGGAAAGGGTGCCGCCCTTACATGTGTGACACAAGCTACCGCCATTCAAACTGTCTAGACCAGTACTGCAAGTCATTTTCGGCAGAAACCTCACCAACTATCCCACCAGAAGGAGCAACTCAGATTTCAGATACTCAGTTGTCTCCATCTGAAACTCTTGAATCAACAATTACTCAAGTGCAAAATGAGAGTACAATTGAGGATGAGCTCTCCTCCATGAATTCCGTATCTTGTGAGCATCACGCAGAGCCGAAGCTTGTGTGCCCCCTCTGCCGTGGGGAGATAACAGATTGGATTATTGTGGAGCCTGCTCGTTGTTTCATGAATGCAAAATCAAGAAACTGTTCTTGTGAGACATGTAATTATAACGGAACCTATGCAGATCTCAGGAAGCATGCGAGGCTGGAGCATCCATTAGTGCGCCCATCAGAGGCAGACCCAGA encodes the following:
- the LOC126593317 gene encoding uncharacterized protein LOC126593317, whose translation is MPKDRRGRSVSRDRYRASPYPCSSSPTRRLLPKIPSETEDNLKEWEEARCPVCLEHPHNAVLLICSSYGKGCRPYMCDTSYRHSNCLDQYCKSFSAETSPTIPPEGATQISDTQLSPSETLESTITQVQNESTIEDELSSMNSVSCEHHAEPKLVCPLCRGEITDWIIVEPARCFMNAKSRNCSCETCNYNGTYADLRKHARLEHPLVRPSEADPERQRSWRSLERQRDIADLFSSIQSSVGEDRGDDSSSLPADDGAGWLTIFFLVRVVRPGSSSRSSSWYGTTRTRAQVSMRRRANRLWGESYEGEAASSTVEEDNESSDGDSGVRRRSARLRRRTTPDNNQP